A genomic region of Anas platyrhynchos isolate ZD024472 breed Pekin duck chromosome 9, IASCAAS_PekinDuck_T2T, whole genome shotgun sequence contains the following coding sequences:
- the ARL14 gene encoding ADP-ribosylation factor-like protein 14, producing the protein MKLTGTPDFSAKLLLPLPLPYSSRFISRRREKVLLENLAAQKTANTTCKGFIQDNAAQMGLQSTKHCKVKQANILMLGLDSAGKSTLLYKFKYNEDFLTIPTIGFNVDMIETGRDFTLTIWDVGGQQKMRQLWCNFLENTEGILYVVDSSDKQRLEESKKEFELILKNESIKNVPVVVLANKQDLPGALNAEEITRRFHVKKHCCDRNWYVQPCCAITGEGLSEALQRLTVFAKNYIKSKEFSTSFKENEKL; encoded by the exons ATGAAGCTAACAGGAACTCCTGATTTCAG CGCAAAGCTGCTGCTTCCACTTCCTCTTCCTTACTCTTCGCGCTTCATCTCGCGGAGGAGGGAAAAAGTCTTACTGGAAAACTTGGCTGCCCAGAAGACAGCGAATACCACCTGTAAAGGCTTCATACAGGATAACGCGGCACAGATGGGCCTCCAGAGCACCAAACACTGCAAAGTCAAACAAGCTAATATACTGATGTTAGGACTTGATTCTGCTGGGAAATCTACACTGTTGTACAAGTTCAAGTATAATGAAGATTTTCTAACAATTCCAACAATTGGCTTTAATGTTGATATGATTGAAACCGGCAGAGATTTTACGTTGACAATTTGGGATGTTGGAggacaacaaaaaatgagacAGCTTTGGTGCAACTTCCTGGAAAACACAGAAGGAATCCTGTATGTCGTGGACAGCTCTGATAAGCAACGTCTAGAAGAATCAAAGAAAGAATTTGAACTCATTTTAAAGAACGAATCTATAAAAAACGTACCAGTTGTCGTGCTAGCAAACAAGCAGGATTTGCCTGGAGCTTTAAATGCTGAGGAAATAACCAGGAGATTCCACGTGAAGAAGCACTGCTGTGACAGAAATTGGTACGTACAACCCTGTTGTGCAATCACAGGAGAAGGTTTGTCAGAAGCTCTCCAAAGACTAACTGTGTTTGCAAAAAACTACATCAAATCAAAGGAGTTTTCTACAagttttaaggaaaatgaaaaactgtaA